The Methanohalophilus portucalensis genome window below encodes:
- the minD gene encoding cell division ATPase MinD — MGNKVASIYTFASGKGGTGKTTVSANVATALAGMGKRVLIIDTDLGMANVGLFFSLNINKTLHDVLAGDVDVREAIYEGPYGVKILPAGYTIKGYQKANIKMLETVLDQLNREFDFIIMDTPSGINPNIIIPLKLSHYVMVIMNPEITSKTDSLKTATIARGYDVPISGVVVNRIENGLSQNLREKINESSGVDIIGEIPADIAIQKSLSLQKPVVCNYPTSAASLSLKRIAAQMAGIEISPTYLDETGSQPKKGFFQRIKGIFFAQ; from the coding sequence TTGGGTAATAAAGTGGCTTCGATTTATACATTTGCCTCTGGAAAGGGGGGAACTGGAAAGACTACTGTTTCTGCCAATGTAGCCACAGCTCTTGCAGGGATGGGGAAAAGAGTGCTAATTATTGATACCGACCTTGGTATGGCAAATGTGGGATTGTTCTTCAGCTTAAATATAAACAAAACCCTGCATGATGTGCTTGCAGGAGATGTTGATGTAAGAGAGGCAATTTATGAGGGGCCCTACGGTGTTAAAATACTTCCTGCCGGATACACAATTAAAGGCTATCAGAAAGCTAATATCAAGATGCTTGAAACGGTGCTTGACCAGTTGAACAGGGAATTTGATTTTATAATAATGGACACACCATCCGGAATCAATCCAAATATAATAATCCCTCTCAAACTCTCACATTATGTTATGGTGATAATGAATCCGGAGATCACTTCAAAAACAGACTCCCTTAAAACGGCAACAATAGCCCGAGGTTATGATGTACCAATAAGCGGTGTTGTAGTTAACCGTATTGAAAATGGACTTAGTCAGAATTTGAGAGAGAAAATTAATGAATCGAGTGGGGTGGACATAATAGGGGAAATACCTGCTGATATTGCAATTCAAAAATCTCTTTCCCTGCAAAAACCCGTCGTTTGCAATTATCCAACATCAGCTGCATCATTGAGTTTGAAAAGAATAGCAGCCCAAATGGCAGGTATTGAAATTTCCCCGACATATCTGGATGAAACAGGTTCGCAGCCTAAAAAGGGTTTTTTCCAGAGAATTAAAGGTATATTTTTTGCTCAATAA
- a CDS encoding AMP phosphorylase: MELKVQPIDIKVGKYKIILNSIDAKELGVYEGDRVRVTGHVTVTAIVDFTEDMISPGMIGLYHEVKEQLQREWTEIVEVEPAEKPKSARLIRKNMDGEKLVQEEIYGLVKDIVEENLSEIELAAFLTSTYINDMTDDETEWLTRAMIDTGEKLEFAKGPIMDKHSIGGVPGNKISLLVVPIVAANGLLIPKTSSRAITGAGGTSDLMEILAPVEFSASQVKEMTEKVGGVLVWGGATNIAPADDKLIKVEYPLSIDPHCQLLASIMAKKGAVGAENVVIDIPTGPGTKIVNVQEGRKLARDLINLGDRLGMNVDCALTYGASPIGRTVGPALEVREALKVLETGEGPNSLIEKSMVLAGMLLEMGGVAARGQGNELAMETLKNGKALAKFREIIEVQGGNPDVTYKDIIAGEHTAEITAPANGYVLEFKNKRVVQIARLAGAPNDKGAGVLIHKKQGEPVKKGEPVLTIHAEKKNKLETALQNAQRDSPIVVEGMLLERVQSFKEV, translated from the coding sequence ATGGAACTTAAAGTCCAGCCAATCGATATTAAAGTCGGAAAATACAAAATCATACTTAATTCCATAGATGCTAAAGAACTGGGTGTTTATGAAGGAGATCGGGTTCGTGTAACAGGACATGTTACAGTTACAGCAATTGTGGATTTTACAGAAGATATGATATCTCCTGGAATGATCGGACTGTATCACGAAGTTAAAGAACAGCTTCAGAGGGAGTGGACCGAAATTGTAGAGGTCGAACCTGCAGAGAAACCCAAATCTGCACGATTGATCCGCAAAAACATGGATGGGGAAAAACTTGTTCAGGAAGAGATATATGGCCTTGTCAAAGATATTGTGGAAGAGAACTTGAGTGAAATCGAACTAGCTGCTTTCCTGACATCCACTTATATAAATGATATGACGGATGACGAAACCGAATGGCTTACCCGGGCAATGATAGATACAGGAGAAAAACTTGAATTTGCGAAGGGTCCGATTATGGATAAGCATTCTATCGGAGGAGTGCCGGGTAATAAGATTTCTCTTCTGGTAGTACCTATTGTAGCCGCTAACGGGCTACTTATTCCAAAAACAAGTTCCCGTGCAATTACAGGTGCAGGGGGGACATCTGATCTCATGGAAATTCTTGCACCGGTTGAATTTTCCGCTTCCCAGGTAAAGGAAATGACAGAAAAGGTTGGAGGTGTTCTGGTATGGGGTGGTGCTACCAACATAGCCCCTGCAGATGACAAGCTTATCAAAGTAGAATACCCTCTCTCCATTGATCCACACTGTCAGCTCTTAGCATCAATAATGGCTAAAAAGGGAGCTGTTGGTGCTGAGAACGTGGTTATTGACATACCCACCGGTCCCGGAACCAAGATTGTAAACGTGCAGGAAGGTAGAAAACTTGCTCGTGATCTTATCAATCTGGGTGACCGCCTCGGGATGAATGTGGACTGTGCACTTACCTATGGTGCCTCTCCGATTGGTCGAACTGTGGGACCAGCACTTGAAGTACGAGAGGCTCTCAAGGTGCTGGAAACAGGCGAAGGACCTAACAGTCTGATCGAAAAAAGTATGGTTCTTGCAGGAATGCTGCTTGAGATGGGTGGAGTGGCTGCCCGTGGCCAGGGTAATGAACTTGCCATGGAAACCCTTAAAAATGGCAAAGCTCTTGCCAAATTCCGGGAAATAATAGAAGTACAGGGCGGCAATCCCGATGTGACTTACAAGGATATTATTGCTGGTGAGCATACAGCTGAGATAACCGCACCTGCAAATGGATATGTACTTGAATTCAAGAATAAGAGAGTGGTGCAGATTGCACGGCTTGCCGGTGCACCCAATGATAAGGGAGCGGGTGTGCTGATTCATAAGAAACAGGGAGAACCGGTCAAAAAAGGTGAACCCGTTCTTACCATTCATGCAGAAAAGAAAAATAAACTGGAAACAGCTCTGCAGAATGCCCAAAGAGATTCCCCTATAGTGGTTGAAGGTATGCTACTTGAACGAGTACAATCCTTTAAGGAAGTGTAA
- a CDS encoding tRNA (cytidine(56)-2'-O)-methyltransferase gives MKRIVILRLGHRPQRDKRITTHVALTARAFGAEGILLASNDPSITRSVTQMCQRWGGEFYIRNDVKWKTEIKKWKSEGGKVCHLSMYGINLPDAVASMQECEKLMIVVGAEKVPFEVYELADWNVAVGNQPHSEVAAVAVTLDRIAEDEPLKNEFKDAQLHVVPMDRGKKVIENS, from the coding sequence ATGAAAAGAATTGTCATACTGCGTCTGGGACACAGGCCTCAAAGAGATAAACGTATCACAACCCACGTGGCTCTTACAGCAAGGGCTTTCGGTGCTGAAGGGATACTCCTTGCAAGTAACGATCCCTCTATTACCCGGAGCGTGACCCAGATGTGCCAACGCTGGGGAGGAGAATTTTATATCCGTAATGATGTAAAATGGAAGACCGAGATTAAAAAATGGAAATCAGAAGGCGGGAAAGTTTGCCATCTTTCAATGTATGGTATCAATCTTCCAGATGCCGTTGCGTCTATGCAGGAATGTGAAAAACTCATGATCGTTGTCGGGGCGGAAAAAGTCCCTTTTGAGGTCTATGAACTGGCTGACTGGAATGTTGCTGTGGGTAACCAGCCCCATTCAGAAGTGGCCGCTGTAGCCGTTACTCTGGACAGGATTGCAGAAGATGAGCCCTTGAAGAATGAATTTAAAGATGCACAACTTCATGTTGTACCAATGGATCGCGGGAAGAAAGTAATCGAAAATTCCTGA
- a CDS encoding Nif3-like dinuclear metal center hexameric protein encodes MNLSEIVRKLEVIAPPELAEEFDEGRIGLTLDLKNEVHRIAVALDPTEYTLNRAADIGADLLITHHTLLFHSINSISCNLAKRLKIALDNNISLYAMHTNYDRAEGGVNDILAEKLGLKNIEKLDMGCIGEMDPVSKDVFINHVCKSLNTHVQYVGEKEIISKVMVFGGSGFKGPFLDIANSMDVDAYVSSELKHDVIRNFADMLLVDATHYATENPAMQALATRLENDLGIDTEFIDHNPLIRTS; translated from the coding sequence ATGAACCTTTCAGAAATTGTAAGAAAATTGGAGGTAATTGCACCTCCAGAACTGGCAGAAGAATTTGATGAAGGCAGGATTGGATTGACGCTGGACCTGAAAAATGAAGTTCATCGAATAGCTGTGGCCCTGGATCCTACCGAATACACACTAAACCGGGCAGCAGATATCGGAGCAGACCTGCTAATTACACACCATACTTTATTATTCCATTCGATAAATTCAATATCCTGCAACCTGGCAAAACGCCTGAAGATCGCGCTGGATAACAATATTTCCCTCTATGCAATGCATACCAACTATGACCGCGCAGAAGGAGGAGTGAATGACATCCTTGCTGAAAAGCTGGGTCTTAAAAATATTGAGAAACTGGACATGGGATGTATAGGAGAAATGGATCCTGTCTCGAAGGATGTTTTCATCAATCACGTGTGCAAGTCCCTGAACACCCATGTACAATATGTCGGTGAAAAAGAAATAATTTCCAAAGTTATGGTCTTCGGTGGAAGTGGATTTAAAGGACCATTCCTTGATATCGCGAATTCAATGGATGTCGATGCCTATGTATCCTCCGAACTTAAACATGATGTGATCCGCAATTTTGCGGATATGCTGCTGGTGGATGCAACCCATTATGCCACCGAAAATCCTGCAATGCAAGCCCTTGCAACCCGTTTGGAAAATGACCTGGGTATCGACACCGAATTTATTGACCACAATCCCCTGATACGCACTTCCTGA
- a CDS encoding beta/alpha barrel domain-containing protein produces MIEYFEHYLQEDCPYGDETTELLQINGEGTLNILSRDEGIGACADDLEQFYKSKGLDVTYRVENGEYFEGGAVIFSAQGNLRKLFKLWRISQTFLSIVCAIATRTHNFVEAARKENPDIMIATSRKTHPGFRKYELKAVKVAGGTHHRNSLSDSILVTQNHLDVADSFENLKAVKKIEIEPRDNDEALKYAEIADVLLLDHYSPEEMAIIVNKLKTINPGLEIAVGGIKSDEIPQYAPYVDIIVSTAPYYAQPLDLTTRIERM; encoded by the coding sequence ATGATAGAGTATTTTGAACATTACTTGCAGGAAGACTGTCCTTACGGGGATGAAACCACAGAATTGCTTCAGATAAATGGTGAAGGTACCCTGAACATTCTGTCACGGGATGAGGGAATTGGAGCATGTGCGGATGATCTGGAACAATTCTACAAAAGTAAAGGACTGGATGTGACCTACAGAGTTGAGAACGGTGAATATTTTGAAGGAGGAGCTGTAATATTCTCTGCACAAGGAAACCTCAGAAAATTGTTCAAACTCTGGCGTATCTCCCAGACTTTCCTTTCAATAGTATGTGCGATTGCAACGCGGACTCACAATTTCGTAGAAGCTGCAAGAAAAGAAAATCCCGATATTATGATCGCCACAAGTCGCAAAACCCATCCGGGATTCAGAAAATATGAATTAAAGGCAGTAAAGGTAGCTGGCGGAACACACCACCGTAATTCTTTGAGTGATTCCATTCTTGTGACACAGAATCATCTGGATGTAGCAGATTCTTTTGAGAATCTCAAGGCAGTGAAAAAAATAGAAATAGAACCACGTGATAATGATGAAGCACTCAAATACGCTGAAATTGCCGATGTCCTGTTACTTGATCATTATTCTCCCGAAGAGATGGCTATTATTGTTAACAAACTTAAAACAATAAATCCGGGACTTGAGATTGCTGTGGGTGGTATTAAGTCGGATGAGATTCCACAATATGCTCCTTATGTGGATATTATTGTCTCCACTGCACCTTATTATGCTCAGCCTCTTGATCTGACCACCAGAATTGAAAGAATGTAA
- a CDS encoding Rossmann-like domain-containing protein, whose protein sequence is MDDTLTRLIDRLAKENADTFPESIVDEISLGVVYSGARIGIHGGVAATQIPQSAHCETLPSAGKIHNNPLPRVLEMGKSSNSLKRTAATSALNAFIKKTGEEISSYESSDTSVLDIIKNNDSVAMVGHFAPMIPGILKKASTLYVAEKRPIKDERITIVPEEELKETIASSDVAIITGTTLLNNSLDPLMESISQASNSILLGPTTPLYPDLFFEQGFTAVMGTRIDDTPTMLRIVSQAGGTKQIHKSCGTKISFVQ, encoded by the coding sequence ATGGATGATACACTAACCAGATTGATTGACAGGCTTGCTAAAGAAAATGCTGATACTTTTCCTGAAAGCATTGTAGATGAAATATCTCTGGGAGTGGTTTACAGTGGTGCCAGAATTGGTATCCACGGCGGTGTTGCTGCAACTCAGATTCCTCAATCAGCCCACTGTGAGACCCTTCCATCCGCAGGTAAAATTCATAATAATCCTTTGCCACGGGTTCTTGAGATGGGTAAATCATCCAATTCCCTAAAAAGAACAGCGGCGACCAGTGCACTCAATGCTTTCATCAAAAAGACCGGGGAAGAGATTTCTTCTTACGAATCGTCAGATACCAGTGTATTGGATATTATAAAAAATAATGATAGTGTAGCAATGGTGGGCCATTTTGCCCCCATGATTCCCGGTATATTAAAAAAAGCCTCAACCCTTTATGTGGCGGAAAAAAGGCCAATAAAAGATGAAAGGATAACCATTGTACCTGAGGAAGAGCTGAAAGAAACAATAGCATCATCAGATGTTGCTATTATCACAGGTACCACTCTTTTGAACAACTCCCTTGATCCTCTGATGGAATCAATAAGCCAGGCATCTAACTCGATTCTGCTTGGTCCTACTACGCCCCTTTATCCGGACCTTTTCTTTGAACAGGGATTTACTGCTGTAATGGGTACAAGAATCGATGATACGCCAACAATGCTAAGAATAGTTAGCCAGGCTGGCGGGACAAAACAGATTCACAAAAGCTGTGGCACAAAAATATCCTTTGTGCAGTAA
- a CDS encoding formate dehydrogenase accessory sulfurtransferase FdhD yields the protein MSKADWHFDKKPDTEITWKEEERDTTAPYIPVQCIEVKGDASPKKINVDVVIEKMYEVFLNGNFISSFLASPRQLKEMAAGHLLCEGHIANVNQITSIVIDKNKLFCKTKPLSLDKTTPNPEMRVKSSTLFDLIDHIFEKGKIWRRTGGAHSTVIATSEGEILTFCEDVSRASAVDKAIGKAALEGVKLNDCIMATSGRLSVTMVGKGVNARIPLMVSKAAPMDQGIKHAMENNMTLVGFARRPNLYIYSNSERLI from the coding sequence ATGAGTAAAGCAGACTGGCACTTCGATAAGAAACCGGATACAGAGATTACGTGGAAAGAGGAGGAGCGGGATACTACCGCTCCTTACATTCCCGTCCAGTGTATCGAAGTGAAAGGAGATGCTTCTCCAAAAAAAATCAATGTAGATGTTGTTATTGAGAAAATGTATGAGGTATTCCTCAATGGCAACTTCATATCTTCTTTTTTGGCAAGCCCCCGACAACTTAAGGAAATGGCTGCCGGCCACCTCCTATGTGAAGGCCACATTGCAAACGTTAACCAGATAACTTCTATCGTAATAGATAAAAATAAGTTGTTCTGCAAAACAAAACCATTATCCTTAGATAAGACCACTCCTAACCCTGAAATGAGGGTCAAAAGCAGTACCCTGTTCGATCTTATCGACCATATTTTTGAAAAGGGCAAAATCTGGAGGCGTACCGGTGGTGCCCATTCGACTGTAATCGCGACCTCTGAAGGAGAAATACTCACATTTTGTGAGGATGTCAGCCGGGCATCAGCAGTTGATAAAGCAATCGGCAAAGCTGCACTTGAAGGTGTCAAACTTAATGATTGCATAATGGCAACTTCTGGCAGGTTGTCCGTTACAATGGTGGGAAAAGGTGTCAATGCCAGAATTCCCCTTATGGTGAGTAAAGCTGCACCAATGGATCAGGGAATCAAACATGCCATGGAAAATAATATGACACTTGTGGGATTTGCACGCAGGCCCAATCTCTATATTTATTCTAATTCTGAGCGCTTAATCTGA
- a CDS encoding formylmethanofuran dehydrogenase subunit B, with amino-acid sequence MFKNIFCPVCGASCDDVQVELKDNSITVKNACKMGNAKFQEIVSDHRIKKPMIKKDGEFVEVSWEEALTKAAEILSASKKPMLFMGSETSCEAQEVGLHIGEYLGGTVDSNATICHGPTVMGIQEAGCAAATAGTKKNRSDVNIYWGTNPLESMPRHMSKYGIFPRGYWTKRGRFDRKVITVDPRRTPTADASDLHVQLNPNSDYELFNALLTILNGKEPHHSVEKVTGVPISIMEEMVDMILDANFASFSVGLGVSSSYGKHRNIEMALNVIKELNNNHGTKASIGALRGHCNVAGFNMLASYLYGYPFGLDFTRGYPRYNPGETTCVDILREKDTDAAMVVGADLIAHTPADCASYLTEIPMVCIDIAPGPTPTAADVILPGVIDAMECDGTFYRLDNVSVYFKPFTSSPFDFTESNEDTLKQLFAKIKEMKS; translated from the coding sequence ATGTTCAAGAACATATTCTGTCCCGTCTGTGGTGCTTCTTGTGATGATGTACAGGTTGAACTGAAAGATAACAGCATCACTGTCAAGAACGCATGTAAGATGGGTAATGCAAAGTTCCAGGAAATAGTGAGTGATCACCGTATCAAAAAGCCCATGATCAAAAAGGATGGGGAATTCGTGGAAGTCAGCTGGGAGGAAGCCCTTACAAAGGCTGCAGAAATCCTCTCCGCTTCTAAAAAACCCATGCTCTTTATGGGAAGTGAAACCTCCTGTGAAGCACAGGAAGTAGGTCTGCATATAGGCGAATATCTTGGTGGAACAGTAGATTCCAATGCGACAATCTGTCACGGCCCAACTGTAATGGGTATCCAGGAAGCAGGATGTGCTGCAGCAACTGCGGGTACCAAAAAGAACCGCAGTGACGTAAACATCTACTGGGGTACCAACCCGCTGGAATCTATGCCCAGGCATATGTCCAAGTATGGTATTTTCCCCAGAGGTTACTGGACCAAGAGAGGACGTTTCGACAGGAAAGTTATTACTGTGGATCCAAGAAGGACACCGACCGCCGATGCTTCAGACCTTCATGTCCAGCTCAATCCCAACAGTGATTATGAATTGTTCAATGCTCTTTTGACAATCCTTAACGGAAAAGAGCCTCACCACTCTGTTGAAAAAGTCACCGGTGTACCAATTTCCATCATGGAGGAAATGGTGGACATGATTCTCGATGCCAACTTTGCCAGTTTCTCTGTTGGTCTGGGTGTCAGTTCATCATATGGTAAACACCGTAACATCGAAATGGCACTTAACGTCATAAAAGAGTTGAACAACAACCACGGAACGAAAGCCAGTATTGGTGCCCTTCGTGGTCACTGCAATGTTGCAGGATTCAATATGCTTGCATCCTATCTCTATGGGTATCCATTCGGTCTTGATTTCACACGCGGCTACCCCAGATACAACCCTGGTGAGACCACCTGTGTGGATATTCTCAGGGAAAAGGACACGGATGCGGCAATGGTTGTAGGTGCCGACCTTATAGCACATACTCCGGCAGACTGTGCATCTTATCTCACAGAAATTCCAATGGTATGCATAGACATTGCTCCAGGTCCAACACCAACTGCAGCTGATGTAATACTGCCTGGTGTAATTGATGCAATGGAATGTGACGGTACATTCTACAGGCTGGACAACGTGTCTGTCTATTTCAAACCCTTTACTTCCTCTCCCTTTGACTTCACAGAAAGCAATGAGGATACCCTCAAGCAGCTCTTTGCGAAGATAAAGGAAATGAAGAGTTAA
- a CDS encoding molybdopterin dinucleotide binding domain-containing protein, with protein sequence MKALLNTGSTIYEGQFAKGGEKYSEGYMKECALCWISPLDFEELGCPEKVKVTSMDGKHTVAVYTRCTDRVMCGNIFMPRAIWSNVVIDPHTFSTGSPIYKGSPVDIEPTDEEVLTAKDIVLKVYAGGK encoded by the coding sequence ATGAAAGCATTACTAAATACCGGAAGTACAATTTACGAAGGACAATTTGCCAAGGGTGGCGAAAAATATTCCGAAGGTTACATGAAGGAATGTGCCCTGTGCTGGATCTCTCCCTTGGATTTTGAAGAACTGGGTTGTCCTGAAAAGGTTAAAGTAACCAGCATGGATGGTAAACATACCGTAGCTGTATACACAAGATGCACTGACAGGGTAATGTGCGGTAACATATTCATGCCCCGTGCTATCTGGTCCAATGTGGTAATCGACCCACACACCTTCTCCACAGGATCACCGATTTACAAGGGAAGTCCTGTAGATATAGAGCCCACTGACGAGGAGGTTCTCACAGCCAAGGATATTGTATTGAAAGTATATGCAGGAGGTAAGTGA
- a CDS encoding formylmethanofuran dehydrogenase subunit C, whose protein sequence is MTEVVLTPNTEIDIKIEADVIKPDEFAGKSKEEIEQLIVWQGPDQLPLKNFFDVKGQGGSSAEETSIVIKGDVARVKMIGAEMTAGKITIQGSTGLKVGAEMKGGEIVVEGDADSWAGTEMKGGLLHVKGNTVDHLGCAYRGSWKGMTGGRIVVDGNAQSQIGGGLTGGEIIVNGSAENFCGIRQSGGLIVIRGNAIRAIGAEMSGGTIVVEGHITNFTPGMQYEDEQYDLCFEDIECGGVFKKFTGDFAISKKPKGVLYAGKEANLEL, encoded by the coding sequence ATGACAGAGGTAGTACTTACACCAAACACTGAAATTGATATTAAGATCGAAGCCGATGTAATCAAACCAGATGAGTTTGCAGGCAAGAGCAAGGAAGAAATTGAGCAGTTGATTGTCTGGCAGGGACCGGACCAACTACCTTTAAAGAACTTCTTTGATGTGAAAGGTCAGGGCGGAAGCTCTGCTGAAGAGACTTCCATTGTGATCAAAGGGGATGTAGCCCGTGTGAAAATGATCGGAGCGGAAATGACCGCCGGCAAGATCACTATACAGGGTTCCACCGGCCTGAAAGTCGGAGCTGAGATGAAAGGCGGCGAAATTGTCGTGGAAGGGGATGCAGATTCCTGGGCAGGAACCGAGATGAAAGGCGGTTTGCTCCATGTAAAGGGCAACACAGTCGATCACCTGGGATGTGCCTACCGCGGCAGCTGGAAAGGAATGACCGGAGGGCGTATCGTTGTTGACGGAAATGCCCAGAGCCAGATCGGCGGAGGATTAACAGGCGGCGAGATCATTGTTAACGGTAGTGCCGAAAATTTCTGTGGTATACGCCAGTCTGGCGGTCTTATTGTCATCAGAGGAAATGCTATACGTGCAATTGGTGCCGAAATGAGCGGTGGAACAATTGTGGTCGAAGGCCATATTACCAATTTCACTCCCGGTATGCAGTATGAAGACGAGCAATATGATCTCTGTTTCGAAGACATCGAATGTGGCGGAGTATTCAAAAAATTCACAGGTGACTTTGCCATATCCAAAAAACCAAAAGGGGTCCTGTATGCTGGCAAGGAAGCAAACCTGGAGCTCTGA
- a CDS encoding formylmethanofuran dehydrogenase subunit A: MAATIAIKNGHVFDPLNEINGDIMDIYIKDGKVVPELSDAEMKDAKVVDATGKTVMPGGVDSHTHIAGAKVNSGRLMRPEDSYKWNRPKTSITHGGTGETVPSVYLEGYEYAQMGYTTAFEAAVPPLEARHTHEEMHSIPMLDMGGYLVLGNNWFMMRYLKEGDIDKAAAYVAWMMRTHKTYGIKCVNPAGVENWGWGKNVESLDETNIHFEITPREIIEGLTEVNEMLGIPMPVHLHANNLGHPGCYETTKESLTIPSKVKPNQDMGVEWAETKIDPTKDKSIYLTHLQFNAFGGTSWRDFESGVKDITDYVNSQDHVVIDSGSVPFGEATCMTGDGPSIHDIAVLTGGKWSNCDVELECGSGVCPFTYLKSNPVHSVQWAMGLESLLLIDDPWKTIMTTDNPNGGPFTKYPNVMTWLMSEAYRNETFSEVHKWANDRSTLGGVSRELSLYDIATITRATPAKTNGMAHRKGSLAVGADGDVTIYDIDPTRLDVTANYNDLLTKFRYADYTIKGGEIAAHNGEIMSIPERRTYYSDIKVDANEEKKMLEDVKDWFRYYTLGFENYPTPEKYLVNPTPINVNMEK; the protein is encoded by the coding sequence ATGGCAGCTACTATTGCAATAAAAAATGGACATGTTTTTGATCCCCTCAATGAGATAAATGGGGATATCATGGACATCTATATCAAGGACGGAAAAGTTGTCCCTGAATTATCTGATGCGGAAATGAAAGACGCAAAGGTCGTTGATGCCACTGGTAAAACTGTAATGCCAGGTGGTGTAGATTCACACACCCATATTGCGGGTGCCAAAGTAAACTCCGGTCGTCTGATGCGGCCAGAGGACAGTTACAAGTGGAATCGTCCAAAGACCTCAATAACCCATGGCGGAACCGGGGAAACGGTTCCTTCCGTATATCTTGAAGGATATGAGTATGCCCAGATGGGATATACAACAGCTTTTGAAGCTGCAGTCCCGCCTCTGGAAGCACGTCATACCCATGAAGAGATGCATTCTATCCCAATGCTGGACATGGGAGGATACCTTGTTCTTGGTAACAACTGGTTCATGATGCGCTATCTCAAGGAAGGCGACATTGACAAAGCTGCTGCATATGTGGCCTGGATGATGAGGACACACAAGACCTATGGTATAAAATGTGTGAACCCTGCCGGTGTGGAGAACTGGGGATGGGGAAAGAATGTCGAATCCCTGGATGAGACAAACATCCACTTTGAGATTACACCAAGGGAAATCATCGAAGGACTTACCGAAGTCAATGAAATGCTCGGTATCCCTATGCCAGTACACCTGCACGCCAACAATCTGGGTCACCCGGGATGTTATGAAACAACAAAGGAATCCCTTACGATTCCATCAAAAGTCAAACCCAATCAGGACATGGGAGTCGAATGGGCAGAAACAAAGATCGATCCTACAAAGGATAAATCCATCTACCTGACCCACTTGCAATTCAATGCTTTTGGCGGAACATCCTGGAGAGACTTTGAATCCGGTGTAAAGGATATTACAGATTATGTCAACAGTCAGGATCATGTGGTAATTGACAGTGGTAGCGTACCTTTCGGTGAAGCCACATGTATGACCGGTGACGGTCCGTCTATTCATGATATCGCAGTCCTTACAGGCGGTAAATGGTCCAACTGTGATGTAGAGCTTGAATGTGGTTCCGGTGTATGCCCGTTCACATATCTTAAGAGCAACCCCGTACACAGTGTCCAGTGGGCAATGGGACTTGAATCACTGCTTCTGATCGATGATCCATGGAAGACCATCATGACAACCGATAATCCTAACGGTGGACCATTCACCAAATATCCGAATGTCATGACCTGGTTGATGTCAGAGGCTTACAGGAATGAGACATTCAGCGAAGTTCACAAGTGGGCAAACGACAGAAGTACACTCGGCGGTGTCAGCCGTGAACTGTCTCTCTATGACATTGCAACCATTACCCGTGCCACTCCTGCAAAGACCAATGGTATGGCACACAGGAAAGGAAGTCTTGCTGTGGGAGCAGATGGTGATGTAACCATTTATGATATCGATCCAACCAGGTTGGACGTTACAGCCAACTACAATGATCTGCTCACCAAATTCAGGTATGCCGATTATACCATCAAGGGCGGAGAAATTGCAGCCCATAACGGCGAGATAATGTCGATTCCCGAAAGAAGGACCTACTACAGTGACATAAAGGTCGATGCAAACGAGGAAAAGAAGATGCTTGAGGACGTGAAGGATTGGTTCAGATACTACACCCTTGGTTTCGAGAACTATCCGACACCTGAGAAATACCTCGTCAACCCAACCCCCATCAACGTAAACATGGAGAAGTGA